A stretch of the Sulfuritortus calidifontis genome encodes the following:
- the rsmH gene encoding 16S rRNA (cytosine(1402)-N(4))-methyltransferase RsmH → MAHVPVLLEETLAALNIRPEGVYVDATFGRGGHSRAILGRLGPQGRLLAMDRDPRAVAEGERIRDGRFSIVHAHFSRLRATVAAAGLNEVDGVLLDIGVSSPQIDEPERGFSFRFDAPLDMRMDTSQGQTAAEWLNTATEEEIAHVIREYGEERFAKSVARAIVAARAEAPIERTAQLARIAASAVRTRERGQDPATRTFQAVRIHINRELEELAQALPQGVEVLRAGGRLAVISFHSLEDRMVKRFMRAEAKGEELPPEIPMPAHAIKAGRLRLVGRAIRASETEVARNPRARSAVLRVAERTAEAACSG, encoded by the coding sequence CTGGCCCATGTCCCGGTCCTGCTGGAAGAGACGTTGGCGGCATTGAACATCCGGCCGGAGGGCGTCTATGTCGACGCCACCTTCGGCCGCGGCGGTCACAGCCGGGCCATCCTGGGCCGCCTGGGGCCGCAGGGCCGGTTGCTGGCCATGGACCGCGATCCGCGGGCGGTGGCCGAAGGCGAGCGGATTCGGGATGGACGGTTCAGCATCGTCCACGCCCATTTCAGCCGGCTCCGGGCGACCGTGGCCGCGGCCGGGCTGAACGAGGTGGACGGGGTGCTGCTCGACATCGGCGTGTCCAGTCCGCAGATCGACGAGCCGGAGCGGGGCTTCAGCTTCCGTTTCGATGCGCCGCTCGACATGCGCATGGACACCAGCCAAGGCCAGACCGCCGCCGAGTGGTTGAACACGGCAACTGAAGAGGAGATCGCGCATGTCATCCGTGAATACGGCGAAGAGCGGTTTGCTAAGTCGGTTGCGCGGGCGATTGTTGCAGCGCGCGCAGAAGCGCCCATCGAGCGGACTGCTCAGCTGGCACGGATCGCGGCGTCGGCGGTGCGCACGCGCGAGCGTGGCCAGGATCCGGCGACGCGAACCTTTCAGGCTGTCCGGATTCACATTAACCGCGAGCTGGAGGAGCTGGCGCAGGCCCTCCCGCAAGGCGTCGAGGTGTTGCGCGCGGGCGGTCGCCTGGCGGTGATCAGTTTTCATTCCCTGGAGGATCGGATGGTCAAGCGGTTCATGCGGGCGGAGGCGAAGGGCGAAGAGCTCCCGCCCGAGATCCCCATGCCCGCCCACGCGATCAAGGCCGGCCGGCTGCGCCTGGTCGGACGCGCCATCCGCGCCTCCGAGACCGAGGTGGCGCGCAACCCGCGCGCCCGCAGCGCGGTGCTGCGGGTGGCGGAGCGAACGGCGGAGGCGGCATGCTCAGGCTGA
- the ubiD gene encoding 4-hydroxy-3-polyprenylbenzoate decarboxylase translates to MQYKDLRDFIAQLEQRGELMRIGIEVDPRLEMTEIGDRVLRAGGPALLFERPRGHSLPVLTNLFGTVRRVALGMGEEDPAKLREIGKLLAYLKEPEPPRGLRDAWEKWPVLKQVLNMAPKEVRSAPCQDVVWEGAEVDLSRLPIQTCWPGDAGPLITWGLTITRGPHKARQNLGIYRQQVIGRNKLIMRWLAHRGGALDFREHQQARAGQPFPVCVALGADPATILGAVTPVPDSLSEYQFAGLLRGAKTEVVKAIGSDLQVPAAAEIVLEGVIQPNETAPEGPFGDHTGYYNEVERFPVFTVERITLRRDPIYHSTYTGKPPDEPAILGVALNEVFVPLLQKQFPEITDFYLPPEGCSYRMACVSMKKQYPGHAKRVMFGVWSFLRQFMYTKFILVTDDDVNVRDWKEVIWAMTTRVDPARDTLIVENTPIDYLDFASPVSGLGSKMGIDATNKWPGETSREWGRPIAMKAEVKQRIDALWQQLGL, encoded by the coding sequence GTGCAATACAAGGACCTGCGGGACTTCATCGCTCAACTGGAACAGCGGGGCGAGCTCATGCGCATCGGCATCGAGGTCGACCCCAGGCTGGAGATGACCGAGATCGGCGACCGCGTGCTGCGCGCCGGCGGCCCCGCCCTGCTGTTCGAACGGCCCAGGGGCCACAGCCTGCCGGTGCTGACCAATCTGTTCGGCACCGTGCGCCGCGTGGCCCTCGGCATGGGCGAGGAGGATCCGGCCAAGCTGCGCGAGATCGGCAAGCTGCTCGCCTACCTCAAGGAGCCGGAACCGCCCCGGGGCCTGAGAGATGCCTGGGAAAAATGGCCGGTGCTCAAGCAGGTGCTGAACATGGCGCCGAAAGAGGTGCGTTCCGCCCCCTGCCAGGACGTGGTGTGGGAAGGGGCGGAGGTCGACCTTTCGCGCCTGCCGATTCAGACCTGCTGGCCCGGCGACGCCGGCCCGCTGATCACTTGGGGCCTCACCATCACGCGCGGCCCGCACAAGGCCCGGCAGAACCTCGGCATCTACCGCCAGCAGGTGATCGGCCGTAACAAGCTGATCATGCGCTGGCTCGCCCATCGCGGCGGCGCCCTCGATTTCCGCGAGCACCAGCAGGCCAGAGCGGGCCAGCCCTTTCCGGTCTGCGTCGCCCTCGGCGCCGACCCGGCCACCATTTTGGGCGCCGTCACCCCGGTGCCCGATTCCCTGTCGGAGTACCAGTTTGCCGGCCTCCTGCGCGGAGCCAAGACCGAGGTCGTCAAGGCCATCGGCTCGGACCTGCAAGTGCCGGCCGCGGCCGAGATCGTGCTCGAAGGCGTGATCCAGCCGAATGAAACCGCGCCCGAAGGCCCCTTCGGCGACCACACCGGCTATTACAACGAGGTCGAGCGCTTTCCGGTGTTCACGGTCGAGCGCATCACCCTGCGGCGCGACCCGATCTACCACAGCACCTACACCGGCAAGCCGCCGGACGAGCCGGCCATCCTCGGCGTGGCACTCAACGAGGTGTTCGTGCCGTTGCTGCAGAAGCAGTTCCCCGAGATCACCGACTTCTACCTGCCGCCCGAGGGCTGCAGCTACCGCATGGCCTGCGTCTCGATGAAGAAGCAGTACCCCGGCCACGCCAAGCGGGTGATGTTCGGCGTCTGGTCCTTCCTGCGCCAGTTCATGTACACCAAGTTCATCCTGGTCACCGACGACGACGTGAACGTGCGCGACTGGAAGGAGGTGATCTGGGCCATGACGACAAGGGTCGACCCGGCGCGCGACACCCTGATCGTGGAGAACACCCCGATCGACTACCTCGACTTCGCCAGCCCGGTCTCCGGGCTGGGCAGCAAGATGGGCATCGACGCCACCAACAAGTGGCCGGGCGAGACCAGCCGCGAATGGGGCCGGCCGATCGCGATGAAGGCCGAGGTCAAACAGCGCATCGACGCGCTCTGGCAGCAACTCGGCCTTTGA
- the ftsL gene encoding cell division protein FtsL: MLRLNALLAVLLVLCALFVVTARHQARKSFIELQAQQEKARGLDIEWGRLQLEQSTWAMHARIEQVARQHLQMAVPEPKQIHRLNLMHGGAQ, encoded by the coding sequence ATGCTCAGGCTGAACGCGCTGCTCGCCGTCCTCTTGGTGCTCTGCGCCCTCTTCGTCGTCACTGCGCGCCATCAGGCGCGCAAATCGTTTATTGAGCTGCAGGCCCAGCAGGAGAAGGCGCGCGGCCTCGATATCGAGTGGGGCCGGCTGCAACTGGAGCAGAGCACCTGGGCCATGCACGCCCGGATCGAGCAGGTCGCCCGCCAGCATTTGCAGATGGCGGTGCCCGAGCCCAAGCAGATTCACCGCCTGAATCTGATGCATGGGGGTGCGCAATGA
- the pyrC gene encoding dihydroorotase: MDTLTLTRPDDWHLHLRDGAALGAVLPDTARRFARAIVMPNLKPPVRTVEEARAYRARILDALPVGLGFEPLMTLYLTDNTAPAEIARARASGFVHAVKYYPAGATTNSDFGVSAVERAYPAIEAMAEHGLPLLVHGEVTDPEVDVFDREAVFIDRVLVPLLKRFPKLKLVLEHTTTREGVDFVKAQPANVAATLTAHHLLYNRNAMFKGGIRPHYYCLPVLKREAHRRALIEAAISGNPKFFLGTDSAPHGKTSKECACGCAGIYTAHAGIELYAEAFEAAGALDKLEAFASFHGADFYGLPRNSERITLRKFAWTVADSLAFGNDVLVPLRAGEPISWQLV, translated from the coding sequence ATGGACACCCTGACGCTCACCCGGCCTGACGACTGGCACCTGCATCTGCGCGACGGCGCGGCGCTGGGCGCCGTGCTGCCCGATACCGCGCGCCGTTTCGCCCGCGCCATCGTCATGCCCAACCTCAAGCCGCCGGTGCGCACGGTGGAGGAGGCACGGGCCTACCGCGCGCGCATCCTGGACGCCCTGCCGGTGGGGCTGGGCTTCGAGCCCCTGATGACGCTCTATCTCACCGACAACACGGCGCCGGCGGAGATCGCCCGGGCGCGGGCGAGCGGCTTTGTCCATGCCGTGAAGTATTACCCGGCGGGCGCGACGACCAATTCCGATTTCGGCGTCAGCGCGGTCGAGCGCGCCTATCCGGCGATCGAGGCCATGGCTGAGCATGGTCTGCCTCTGCTGGTCCACGGCGAGGTGACCGATCCCGAGGTCGACGTCTTCGATCGCGAGGCGGTGTTCATCGATCGGGTGTTGGTGCCGCTGCTCAAGCGTTTTCCGAAATTGAAGCTGGTGCTGGAGCACACCACCACGCGCGAGGGCGTCGACTTCGTCAAGGCGCAGCCGGCCAACGTGGCGGCGACGCTGACCGCGCATCACCTGCTGTACAACCGCAACGCCATGTTCAAGGGCGGCATCCGGCCGCATTACTACTGCCTGCCGGTGCTCAAGCGCGAGGCGCATCGCCGGGCGCTGATCGAGGCGGCGATCTCCGGCAATCCCAAGTTCTTCCTTGGCACCGACAGCGCGCCGCACGGCAAGACCAGCAAGGAATGCGCCTGCGGTTGTGCCGGCATCTACACCGCGCACGCCGGCATCGAGCTCTATGCCGAGGCCTTCGAGGCGGCCGGCGCGCTCGACAAGCTGGAGGCCTTCGCCAGCTTCCACGGCGCGGATTTTTATGGCCTGCCGCGCAACAGCGAGCGTATCACCCTGCGCAAGTTCGCCTGGACCGTAGCGGACAGCCTGGCCTTCGGCAATGACGTGCTGGTGCCGCTGCGCGCGGGGGAACCGATTTCCTGGCAACTGGTCTGA
- a CDS encoding phosphoheptose isomerase, with amino-acid sequence MNLAERIYYTFQESAQAKLSAADILAEPIARASERLVNCFMNEGKLLACGNGASAADAQHLVSELINRFERERPGLAALALNADSTTLTSIADDSDFSMVYARQISALGQPGDILLAISANGGSRNVIEAVRAAQEREVAIVALSGQDGGELAEMLTEHDILICAPGDSMARIQEIHQLALHCLCDSVDYLLLGA; translated from the coding sequence ATGAATCTGGCCGAACGCATCTATTACACCTTTCAGGAAAGCGCCCAGGCGAAGCTGAGCGCCGCCGACATCCTGGCCGAGCCGATCGCTCGCGCGAGCGAGCGCCTGGTCAACTGCTTCATGAACGAAGGCAAGCTGCTGGCCTGCGGCAACGGCGCCTCGGCCGCCGACGCCCAGCACCTGGTATCGGAACTGATCAACCGTTTCGAGCGCGAGCGCCCCGGCCTGGCCGCCCTGGCGCTCAACGCCGACAGCACCACCCTGACCTCGATCGCCGACGATTCGGACTTCTCCATGGTCTACGCCCGCCAGATCAGCGCCCTGGGCCAGCCCGGCGACATCCTGCTCGCCATCTCCGCCAACGGCGGCTCGCGCAACGTGATCGAGGCCGTGCGCGCCGCCCAGGAGCGCGAGGTCGCCATCGTCGCCCTGAGCGGCCAGGACGGCGGCGAACTGGCCGAGATGCTGACCGAACACGACATCCTGATCTGCGCGCCCGGCGACAGCATGGCCCGCATCCAGGAGATCCACCAGCTGGCCCTGCACTGCCTGTGCGACAGCGTCGACTATCTGTTATTGGGAGCCTGA
- a CDS encoding D-hexose-6-phosphate mutarotase — MTPLEHLNARRAIEGQLRFRANDQGLIFADIDNDFAQASLCLQGGHLVSWRPKDQARPVVWVSSAAKFAPGKSIRGGVPVCWPWFGPHETEAGFPAHGFARTVPWEVTDSCTLETGETEIALMLLETEQTRAQWPHRSRLEIMLSVGRSLKITLMTTNLDDHDFVIGEALHTYFEIGDIGEVRVTGLEGSEYLDKVDNFARKRQDGAIAFNGETDRVYVNTGAECAIEDARLKRRIRIAKSGSQSTVVWTPWAEKAEKMGDFGPGISGQGGWREMVCVESANALDNRVTVPAGQTHRLTVEYSVEPF; from the coding sequence ATGACCCCGCTCGAACACCTCAACGCCCGCCGCGCCATCGAAGGCCAACTGCGTTTTCGCGCCAACGATCAGGGGCTGATCTTCGCCGACATCGACAACGACTTCGCCCAGGCCAGCCTCTGCCTGCAGGGCGGCCATCTGGTGAGCTGGCGGCCCAAGGACCAGGCCCGGCCGGTGGTCTGGGTGTCGAGCGCGGCCAAGTTCGCGCCGGGCAAATCCATCCGCGGCGGCGTGCCGGTCTGCTGGCCCTGGTTCGGCCCGCACGAGACCGAGGCCGGCTTTCCCGCCCACGGCTTCGCCCGCACCGTGCCGTGGGAAGTGACCGACAGCTGCACCCTGGAGACGGGCGAGACCGAGATCGCCCTGATGCTCTTGGAGACCGAGCAGACCCGTGCCCAGTGGCCGCACCGCTCGCGCCTGGAGATCATGCTCAGCGTTGGCCGGAGCCTGAAGATCACGCTGATGACCACCAATCTGGACGACCACGACTTCGTCATCGGCGAGGCCCTGCACACCTATTTCGAGATCGGCGACATCGGCGAGGTGCGCGTCACCGGTCTGGAGGGCAGCGAGTATCTGGACAAGGTGGACAACTTCGCGCGCAAGCGCCAGGACGGCGCCATTGCTTTCAATGGCGAGACCGACCGGGTCTATGTCAACACCGGCGCCGAGTGCGCCATTGAGGATGCCCGGCTCAAGCGCCGCATTCGCATCGCCAAGTCGGGCAGCCAGTCGACCGTGGTCTGGACGCCCTGGGCCGAAAAGGCGGAGAAGATGGGCGACTTCGGCCCAGGTATTTCGGGCCAGGGCGGCTGGCGCGAGATGGTCTGCGTCGAAAGCGCCAACGCCCTGGACAACCGGGTGACGGTGCCGGCCGGCCAGACCCACCGGCTGACGGTGGAGTATTCGGTCGAGCCGTTTTGA
- a CDS encoding YraN family protein — translation MPSGAAAEDRAAAYLKRQGLKLLARNWRCRAGEIDLVMQAGNALVFVEVRSRASVAFGGAAASITPAKQGRLIRAAEHYLLQHPSHLPCRFDAVLIDGDNLQWLRNAFEAPA, via the coding sequence ATGCCGAGCGGGGCGGCGGCCGAGGATCGCGCAGCGGCATACCTTAAGCGCCAGGGATTGAAGCTGCTCGCGCGCAACTGGCGCTGCCGCGCCGGCGAGATCGATCTCGTCATGCAGGCAGGCAACGCCCTGGTCTTCGTCGAGGTGCGCAGCCGGGCCAGCGTCGCCTTCGGCGGCGCCGCCGCCAGCATCACGCCGGCCAAGCAGGGCCGGCTGATCCGCGCCGCCGAACACTACCTGCTGCAGCACCCCAGCCACCTGCCCTGCCGCTTCGACGCCGTGCTGATCGACGGAGACAACTTGCAATGGCTGCGTAACGCCTTTGAAGCCCCGGCCTGA
- the mraZ gene encoding division/cell wall cluster transcriptional repressor MraZ, whose translation MFRGLNALAVDGKGRLAIPTKYRELLVERCGGRLIVTADPSGCLLLYPFPEWEPIERKLTSLSSFNPVSRQLQRILVGSASDVELDGAGRILLPPMLRKHANLEKEAMLVGQGNKFEIWSEAAWQAQYEAAGQLPELLGNALQNGELPDELKGFSL comes from the coding sequence ATGTTTAGGGGACTCAACGCCTTGGCGGTCGACGGTAAAGGTCGGCTCGCCATTCCGACCAAATACCGCGAGCTGCTGGTCGAGCGCTGCGGCGGCCGTTTGATCGTCACCGCCGATCCCAGCGGCTGCCTCCTGCTGTATCCCTTTCCCGAGTGGGAGCCGATCGAGCGCAAGCTGACCTCCCTGTCCAGCTTCAATCCGGTCAGCCGCCAGTTGCAGCGCATCCTGGTCGGCTCCGCCTCCGATGTCGAGCTCGACGGCGCCGGCCGCATCCTGCTGCCGCCGATGCTGCGCAAGCACGCCAACCTGGAGAAGGAGGCGATGCTGGTCGGCCAGGGCAACAAGTTCGAGATCTGGAGCGAGGCCGCCTGGCAGGCGCAGTACGAGGCGGCCGGCCAGTTGCCGGAGCTGCTGGGCAACGCCCTGCAGAACGGCGAGCTGCCGGACGAACTGAAGGGGTTCTCCTTGTGA
- a CDS encoding cyclic nucleotide-binding domain-containing protein, whose translation MDEQMLDYLDQFVPISSLSQQSMEELGKRIEILHFSPGQTLFKQGDDDKWLYYLLEGEVSLVDAGRAPILIQAGSEDGRYALARLKPRRYTGVARTPVKVLRVEEDALDRLVTMDQATGFEVTEFEGDDPEWMFTVLTLPAFQKLPPANTNAMFGRFERVEVKAGEVVIRQGDPGDNYYLIREGEAEVSRIGPDGKSTVLARLGKGDGFGEEALLSGMPRNATVTMRTPGVLMRMAQKDFNELLKAPMVKWVTPEQVKQMLAAGAGLIDVRLEDEFKGGTLKGAVNLPLAQLRSKAEGLDPKKKYIVFCQSGQRSAAAAFLLEQRGLDVYVLKGGLDSVKG comes from the coding sequence ATGGATGAGCAGATGCTCGATTACCTCGATCAGTTCGTGCCGATCAGTTCGCTCTCGCAGCAGAGCATGGAGGAACTGGGCAAGCGCATCGAGATCCTGCACTTCAGCCCGGGCCAGACCCTGTTCAAGCAGGGCGACGACGACAAGTGGCTGTATTACCTGCTCGAAGGCGAGGTCAGCCTGGTCGATGCAGGCCGCGCGCCGATCCTGATCCAGGCCGGCAGCGAAGACGGCCGCTATGCCCTGGCCCGGCTCAAGCCGCGGCGCTATACCGGCGTGGCCAGGACCCCGGTCAAGGTGCTGCGGGTGGAAGAGGATGCCCTGGACCGGCTGGTCACCATGGATCAGGCGACCGGTTTCGAGGTGACCGAGTTCGAGGGCGACGACCCGGAATGGATGTTCACCGTGCTCACCCTGCCGGCCTTCCAAAAGCTGCCCCCGGCCAACACCAACGCCATGTTCGGCCGCTTCGAACGGGTCGAGGTCAAGGCGGGTGAGGTGGTGATCCGCCAGGGCGACCCGGGCGACAACTACTATCTCATCCGCGAGGGCGAGGCCGAGGTGAGCCGCATCGGCCCGGACGGCAAGAGCACGGTACTGGCCCGACTGGGCAAGGGCGACGGTTTCGGCGAGGAGGCCCTGCTCTCCGGCATGCCGCGCAATGCCACCGTCACCATGCGTACCCCGGGCGTGCTCATGCGGATGGCGCAGAAGGACTTCAACGAGCTGCTCAAGGCGCCCATGGTCAAGTGGGTCACGCCCGAGCAGGTCAAGCAGATGCTGGCTGCCGGGGCCGGCCTGATCGACGTGCGGCTGGAGGACGAATTCAAGGGCGGCACCCTCAAGGGCGCGGTCAACCTCCCGCTGGCCCAGTTGCGCAGCAAGGCCGAGGGCCTCGACCCGAAGAAGAAATACATCGTGTTCTGCCAGTCGGGCCAGCGCAGCGCCGCGGCTGCTTTCCTGCTCGAGCAGCGCGGGCTGGATGTCTACGTGCTCAAAGGCGGGCTGGACAGCGTGAAAGGCTGA
- a CDS encoding BON domain-containing protein has product MRNALLIALIGLATLPLAGCAPVVVGGVGAGALMADDRRTPTTYLMDEEIELTAAARLMNAKLDGVHVNYTSFNRRVLITGEASGEAGRAKVEEIAKGVVNVRETINEVALASPSSLVGRSNDSYITAKVKTRLFDDGRVSGNHVKVVTERGIVYLMGLVKRAEGDAAAEVAAGTGGVLKVVKVFEYID; this is encoded by the coding sequence ATGCGCAACGCCCTGCTCATCGCCCTCATCGGCCTTGCCACCCTGCCGCTTGCCGGCTGCGCCCCCGTCGTGGTCGGCGGCGTCGGCGCCGGCGCCCTGATGGCCGACGACCGCCGCACGCCCACCACCTACCTGATGGACGAGGAGATCGAACTCACCGCGGCCGCCCGCCTGATGAACGCCAAGCTCGACGGCGTCCACGTCAACTACACCAGCTTCAACCGCCGGGTGCTGATCACCGGCGAGGCCAGTGGCGAGGCCGGCCGGGCCAAGGTGGAGGAGATCGCCAAGGGCGTGGTCAACGTGCGCGAGACCATCAACGAAGTCGCCCTCGCCTCGCCCTCCTCCCTGGTCGGCCGCAGCAACGACAGCTACATCACCGCCAAGGTGAAGACCCGGCTGTTCGACGACGGCCGGGTCAGCGGCAACCACGTCAAGGTGGTCACCGAGCGCGGCATCGTCTACCTCATGGGTCTGGTCAAACGCGCCGAGGGCGATGCCGCGGCCGAGGTCGCCGCCGGCACTGGCGGCGTGCTCAAGGTGGTCAAGGTCTTCGAGTACATCGACTAA
- a CDS encoding ankyrin repeat domain-containing protein — MSAELFAAAKTGDTEALRRLIAAGANPNATNEDGQTPLHVAAFEGHLAAVQVLIDAGADVNARDAMQWTPIFKAAYNHEQDTGYAPVVKALIDAGADVNARIGFGLTPLMLAAGGGEGAVCEVLLNAGADAFAANEAGRTALQMAKERHWVDVINLLHEATGFVPETEGACSTGRKGPGDKNVINFMKRPMH; from the coding sequence ATGTCCGCCGAACTCTTTGCTGCCGCCAAAACCGGTGATACCGAAGCCCTGCGCCGCCTGATCGCCGCCGGCGCCAATCCCAACGCGACCAATGAAGACGGCCAGACGCCATTGCACGTCGCCGCCTTCGAGGGCCATCTGGCGGCGGTGCAGGTTCTGATCGATGCCGGCGCCGACGTCAACGCCCGGGATGCCATGCAGTGGACCCCGATCTTCAAGGCCGCCTACAACCACGAGCAGGACACGGGCTATGCCCCGGTGGTCAAGGCCCTGATCGACGCCGGCGCCGACGTCAACGCCCGGATCGGCTTCGGCCTCACCCCGCTGATGCTGGCTGCCGGCGGCGGCGAGGGCGCGGTGTGCGAAGTGCTGCTCAATGCCGGCGCCGACGCCTTCGCCGCGAACGAGGCCGGTCGCACCGCCCTGCAGATGGCCAAGGAGCGCCACTGGGTCGATGTGATCAACCTGTTGCACGAGGCCACCGGCTTCGTGCCCGAGACCGAGGGCGCCTGTTCCACCGGCCGCAAGGGTCCGGGCGACAAGAACGTGATCAACTTCATGAAGCGGCCGATGCACTGA
- the rsmI gene encoding 16S rRNA (cytidine(1402)-2'-O)-methyltransferase — translation MQDAAAAPGSLYIVGTPIGNLRDITLRALDILKTVDLVAAEDTRVTQTLLNAHGLQKKLVALHEHNEREVTERLIADLAAGRSVAYVSDAGTPGVSDPGAHLARRARAAGLPVFAIPGPSAVATALSVAGIGDGRWLFYGFLPNKAAARRKALETLKALPYALVFYEAPHRVRECVADLAAVLGPEREIAIARELTKLFEQVHLCRLEEAEAWLAADANHCRGEFVLIVQGAAAQAADAGALRATLEILLAELPLKQAVALAVKLTGEKKNTVYELALELQKHGHPDAHPA, via the coding sequence ATGCAAGACGCCGCAGCTGCCCCGGGCAGCCTCTATATCGTCGGCACGCCGATCGGCAATCTGCGCGACATCACCCTGCGGGCGCTGGATATCCTGAAGACGGTCGACCTCGTGGCCGCGGAGGACACCCGGGTAACCCAGACCCTGCTCAACGCCCATGGCCTGCAAAAGAAGCTGGTCGCCCTGCACGAGCATAACGAGCGCGAGGTGACCGAGCGTCTGATTGCCGATCTGGCCGCCGGACGGAGCGTGGCCTATGTCTCGGATGCCGGCACGCCTGGCGTCAGCGACCCCGGCGCGCACCTGGCGCGGCGCGCGCGCGCGGCCGGCCTGCCGGTGTTCGCCATCCCGGGTCCGAGCGCGGTGGCGACGGCCCTGTCGGTGGCGGGGATCGGCGACGGTCGCTGGCTGTTCTACGGCTTTCTGCCGAACAAGGCGGCCGCCCGGCGCAAGGCCCTGGAAACGCTGAAGGCCCTGCCCTATGCCCTGGTGTTCTACGAGGCGCCGCACCGGGTGCGCGAATGCGTGGCCGATCTGGCCGCCGTGCTGGGGCCGGAACGCGAGATCGCCATCGCCCGTGAACTGACCAAGCTGTTCGAACAGGTGCACCTGTGCCGCCTGGAGGAGGCCGAGGCCTGGCTCGCGGCCGACGCCAACCACTGTCGCGGCGAGTTCGTCCTGATCGTGCAGGGCGCGGCAGCGCAGGCGGCGGACGCGGGCGCCTTGCGCGCGACGCTGGAAATACTTCTGGCCGAACTGCCCTTGAAGCAGGCGGTCGCGCTGGCGGTGAAACTGACTGGCGAGAAAAAGAACACGGTTTACGAATTGGCTTTGGAGTTGCAGAAACATGGACACCCTGACGCTCACCCGGCCTGA